A single Corvus hawaiiensis isolate bCorHaw1 chromosome 26, bCorHaw1.pri.cur, whole genome shotgun sequence DNA region contains:
- the C26H8orf76 gene encoding uncharacterized protein C8orf76 homolog isoform X2, producing MLTEHLHNYAVNLSRRGALVQLLTGRSPSTSLWVNGARSPPPARSGAGGGARGPAGAAAAMEPALGPEFEDSLFAPSRERRSGGGDGAPCGARHCEPRKALCEYSDCLLLLPASNIAMRRDVQEGQARCLSRLGRHKEALDIAEKMRNSATNTDHLTTVLNLQFSIYQGLENVEKKIMCLQQLICLHPFSPWFWKLLAEAYMSLLQNLSPLVIPEANVNQSEEVCVRNSSFRTSPGRENNLQPHRSDGQKEGPWFNLIAETKWENAVICSSSQVVREFLCTSGELERTDKEERADSKSWKQNMSKKVGIKACASFIRARLLLQLTQSQQSSFVLENNRKSQKEIDDKVAQLGFDENSLQLMTKAMGQDLIPEKLKEEFQGEVKCIGSSALSSLVTASVTEFEIKWFGNLQDDLCHFGTQRYSDIYLPPSVM from the exons ATGCTAACAGAGCACCTCCACAATTACGCAGTTAATTTATCAAGGCGCGGGGCTTTGGTTCAGCTCCTTACGGGAAGGTCTCCCAGCACTTCCCTTTGGGTGAACGGTGCCCGATCCCCTCCCCCcgcgcggagcggggccggcgggggcgcgcgggggccggcgggagcggcggcggcgatGGAGCCGGCGCTGGGCCCCGAGTTCGAGGATTCCTTGTTCGCGCCGAGCCGGGAGCGGCGCTCGGGCGGCGGGGACGGGGCTCCCTGCGGCGCCAGGCACTGCGAGCCCCGC AAAGCCCTGTGTGAATACTCAGACTGCCTGCTACTCTTACCTGCCAGCAACATTGCAATGAGACGCGATGTCCAGGAGGGCCAGGCTCGGTGTTTATCTCGCCTAGGAAGGCACAAGGAGGCTCTGGATATTGCAGAAAAAATG AGAAACAGCGCAACTAACACAGATCACTTAACAACGGTTCTCAACCTGCAGTTTTCCATTTACCAGGGTCTGGAAAACGTAGAAAAAAAGATCATGTGTCTTCAGCAACTTATCTGCTTACATCCTTTCAGTCCCTGGTTCTGGAAGTTACTTGCTGAAGCTTATATGAGCCTTTTACAGAATTTGTCTCCATTAGTCATTCCAGAAGCAAATGTAAATCAGTCTGAAGAGGTTTGTGTAAGAAATAGCAGTTTCAGAACATCACCTGGCAGAGAGAATAATTTGCAGCCTCACAGATCAGATGGCCAGAAAGAAGGCCCTTGGTTCAACCTTATTGCAGAAACAAAGTGGGAGAATGCAGTGATTTGTTCCAGCAGCCAAGTGGTGAGAGAATTCCTCTGCACTTCAGGAGAACTGGAAAGGACGGACAAAGAGGAACGCGCAGATTCCAAGTCCTGGAAGCAGAACATGTCAAAGAAAGTTGGGATAAAAGCATGTGCCTCGTTCATTAGAGCAAG GCTTTTACTTCAGCTTACCCAGTCACAGCAGTCGTCCTTTGTGCTAGAGAATAACAGAAAAAGTCAAAAAGAAATTGATGACAAAGTGGCTCAACTTGGTTTCGATGAAAATTCCTTGCAGCTGATGACCAAA GCTATGGGACAGGATCTTATACCAGAAAAACTAAAAGAGGAGTTTCAGGGTGAGGTAAAATGCATAGGCTCTTCAGCATTGTCATCACTGGTAACTGCTTCAGTCACGGAATTTGAAATCAAATGGTTTGGTAATCTCCAAGATGATTTATGTCACTTTGGCACACAACGTTATTCAGATATTTATCTCCCACCTTCAGTAATGTAG
- the C26H8orf76 gene encoding uncharacterized protein C8orf76 homolog isoform X1 has protein sequence MLTEHLHNYAVNLSRRGALVQLLTGRSPSTSLWVNGARSPPPARSGAGGGARGPAGAAAAMEPALGPEFEDSLFAPSRERRSGGGDGAPCGARHCEPRWFHTAADGGEGAGGVTGSKFRADWAFRQRDFEKALCEYSDCLLLLPASNIAMRRDVQEGQARCLSRLGRHKEALDIAEKMRNSATNTDHLTTVLNLQFSIYQGLENVEKKIMCLQQLICLHPFSPWFWKLLAEAYMSLLQNLSPLVIPEANVNQSEEVCVRNSSFRTSPGRENNLQPHRSDGQKEGPWFNLIAETKWENAVICSSSQVVREFLCTSGELERTDKEERADSKSWKQNMSKKVGIKACASFIRARLLLQLTQSQQSSFVLENNRKSQKEIDDKVAQLGFDENSLQLMTKAMGQDLIPEKLKEEFQGEVKCIGSSALSSLVTASVTEFEIKWFGNLQDDLCHFGTQRYSDIYLPPSVM, from the exons ATGCTAACAGAGCACCTCCACAATTACGCAGTTAATTTATCAAGGCGCGGGGCTTTGGTTCAGCTCCTTACGGGAAGGTCTCCCAGCACTTCCCTTTGGGTGAACGGTGCCCGATCCCCTCCCCCcgcgcggagcggggccggcgggggcgcgcgggggccggcgggagcggcggcggcgatGGAGCCGGCGCTGGGCCCCGAGTTCGAGGATTCCTTGTTCGCGCCGAGCCGGGAGCGGCGCTCGGGCGGCGGGGACGGGGCTCCCTGCGGCGCCAGGCACTGCGAGCCCCGC TGGTTCCACACCGCGGCCGACGGCGGGGAAGGCGCCGGCGGGGTCACGGGCAGCAAGTTCCGGGCGGACTGGGCATTCCGGCAGCGAGACTTCGAG AAAGCCCTGTGTGAATACTCAGACTGCCTGCTACTCTTACCTGCCAGCAACATTGCAATGAGACGCGATGTCCAGGAGGGCCAGGCTCGGTGTTTATCTCGCCTAGGAAGGCACAAGGAGGCTCTGGATATTGCAGAAAAAATG AGAAACAGCGCAACTAACACAGATCACTTAACAACGGTTCTCAACCTGCAGTTTTCCATTTACCAGGGTCTGGAAAACGTAGAAAAAAAGATCATGTGTCTTCAGCAACTTATCTGCTTACATCCTTTCAGTCCCTGGTTCTGGAAGTTACTTGCTGAAGCTTATATGAGCCTTTTACAGAATTTGTCTCCATTAGTCATTCCAGAAGCAAATGTAAATCAGTCTGAAGAGGTTTGTGTAAGAAATAGCAGTTTCAGAACATCACCTGGCAGAGAGAATAATTTGCAGCCTCACAGATCAGATGGCCAGAAAGAAGGCCCTTGGTTCAACCTTATTGCAGAAACAAAGTGGGAGAATGCAGTGATTTGTTCCAGCAGCCAAGTGGTGAGAGAATTCCTCTGCACTTCAGGAGAACTGGAAAGGACGGACAAAGAGGAACGCGCAGATTCCAAGTCCTGGAAGCAGAACATGTCAAAGAAAGTTGGGATAAAAGCATGTGCCTCGTTCATTAGAGCAAG GCTTTTACTTCAGCTTACCCAGTCACAGCAGTCGTCCTTTGTGCTAGAGAATAACAGAAAAAGTCAAAAAGAAATTGATGACAAAGTGGCTCAACTTGGTTTCGATGAAAATTCCTTGCAGCTGATGACCAAA GCTATGGGACAGGATCTTATACCAGAAAAACTAAAAGAGGAGTTTCAGGGTGAGGTAAAATGCATAGGCTCTTCAGCATTGTCATCACTGGTAACTGCTTCAGTCACGGAATTTGAAATCAAATGGTTTGGTAATCTCCAAGATGATTTATGTCACTTTGGCACACAACGTTATTCAGATATTTATCTCCCACCTTCAGTAATGTAG